One region of Clostridiales bacterium genomic DNA includes:
- a CDS encoding MFS transporter, whose amino-acid sequence MEKTIENMDRNRLGILIRCLVILLITGVTNSAAVFVSPLAAHFNWTADAIANVSTTMLLCWTPGALIGGTLMSKIGARNAMLLGAVLFPLGTLTSSFVPQSSPWLLYVTFSFLQGLGNGLAYTVATYVSTGWYPDKRGLVSGLCMAFTGGSSAFLAPICSKLVQSTGIISTLRIVGLVSLVVCVVCALGVRQAPVGYTPAGFAGSASSAETQLESYNVRRALKTRPIWHLIVCTAFFPTMYMIMFPRFSVYMTDAGFTLSAATLGVSIYFIANTLSRLFLGALCDKISYKHVYGICGVLCILSAICLIAAHSLFMFYLGYALLGLGFGATNSVYPVTINKSYGPVYAGGIYGVALFGYMIFCTLITPRISAALVASTGGYTASFIYGIVLSCVAVVSMYLIPKVDRKPLDAAEKQAESV is encoded by the coding sequence ATGGAAAAGACGATCGAGAATATGGATCGCAACCGCCTTGGAATCCTGATCCGCTGCCTGGTGATTTTGCTCATCACCGGCGTGACCAACTCTGCAGCCGTATTTGTTTCCCCGCTGGCAGCACACTTTAACTGGACCGCAGACGCCATCGCAAACGTCAGCACGACCATGCTGCTGTGCTGGACGCCCGGCGCTCTGATCGGCGGCACGCTCATGTCGAAGATCGGCGCAAGAAACGCCATGCTGCTCGGCGCCGTGCTGTTCCCGCTCGGCACGCTGACCAGCAGCTTCGTGCCGCAGTCGTCCCCGTGGCTGCTGTATGTGACCTTCAGCTTCCTGCAGGGTCTCGGCAACGGCCTCGCCTACACCGTGGCCACCTATGTCTCCACCGGCTGGTATCCGGACAAGCGCGGCCTCGTTTCCGGCCTGTGCATGGCCTTCACCGGTGGCTCGTCCGCCTTCCTCGCGCCGATCTGCTCGAAGCTCGTGCAGTCCACCGGCATCATCTCCACGCTGCGCATCGTCGGCCTCGTGTCCCTGGTCGTGTGCGTCGTGTGCGCGCTCGGCGTCCGTCAGGCGCCTGTCGGCTACACGCCCGCCGGCTTTGCCGGCTCCGCCTCGAGTGCGGAGACCCAGCTCGAGAGCTATAACGTGCGCCGCGCGCTCAAGACCCGTCCCATCTGGCACCTGATCGTGTGCACCGCCTTCTTCCCGACGATGTATATGATCATGTTCCCGCGCTTCTCCGTGTACATGACCGACGCCGGCTTCACGCTGAGCGCGGCCACGCTGGGCGTGTCGATCTACTTCATCGCCAATACCCTCAGCCGCCTGTTCCTCGGCGCGCTGTGCGACAAGATCAGCTACAAGCACGTCTACGGCATCTGCGGCGTACTGTGCATCCTGTCCGCCATCTGCCTGATCGCCGCGCACTCGCTGTTCATGTTCTACCTCGGCTATGCGCTGCTCGGCCTCGGCTTCGGCGCCACCAACAGCGTCTACCCCGTCACGATCAACAAGTCCTACGGCCCGGTCTACGCCGGCGGCATCTACGGCGTGGCCCTGTTCGGCTACATGATCTTCTGCACGCTCATCACGCCGCGCATCAGCGCCGCGCTCGTTGCCTCCACCGGCGGCTACACCGCCTCGTTCATCTATGGCATCGTGCTCTCGTGCGTCGCCGTTGTGTCCATGTACCTGATCCCGAAGGTGGATCGCAAGCCCCTCGATGCGGCCGAGAAGCAGGCCGAATCTGTGTAA
- a CDS encoding helix-turn-helix domain-containing protein — MKFSELITKLHSASQPHMLMYIDIRSDCELADVNILASGQSDVQAGTLYFADAGQLTPDTVLPTNLLYYGTLPPELADRLTNSAMIDRGEFAVLFQTVKELLSYQQSDQQLYTQVLYMLCNGAELDRVLTKMTDVTGDLFVVIDSTGKLVAKTKNFYVDYPLWMRSIEQGYCSDILMEYIEDRRRKNEYSLSDKPFTLFCEHMQRYLLCTRIVYDNFMMGYVIIVSKTGMFSAAEQQIIPLLSNSAKERIVKSNNGNWIDYRASQLNNIFADMLAGAQNVDMERRMKLAKLSFPEQKCLAIIRPVYYKEPAYYKSRLIPDMQAIFGKTAFSVVKNDLVLLLTAADGGTITPEQRAALEQYTQGHRLIVGISNCFQANNQLSLHYNMLLQTLQLAKQMRSDQKLFFFSDYVYYALLDQVEDKSLLSFIRHPALDTLIHYDREKSAELYQTLRVFTKCGFNKAHTSERLFLHRNTVNYRIAQIESICGIDLSTTELLFSLQLSFLIDGYLNNVAF, encoded by the coding sequence GTGAAATTTTCCGAACTGATCACAAAGCTGCATTCGGCCAGTCAGCCGCATATGCTCATGTACATCGACATTCGTTCCGACTGCGAACTGGCGGACGTCAACATCCTTGCCTCCGGTCAGAGCGATGTGCAGGCCGGAACGCTCTATTTTGCCGACGCGGGGCAGCTGACACCGGACACCGTACTGCCGACCAACCTGCTGTACTACGGCACGCTGCCGCCGGAGCTAGCGGACAGACTGACGAACAGCGCCATGATCGATCGCGGTGAATTTGCCGTGCTGTTTCAGACCGTAAAGGAACTGCTGAGCTACCAGCAGTCCGACCAGCAGCTCTATACACAGGTGCTGTATATGCTCTGCAACGGTGCGGAGCTGGACCGGGTGCTGACCAAAATGACCGACGTCACCGGCGACCTGTTCGTCGTGATCGACAGCACGGGAAAGCTCGTGGCCAAGACGAAAAACTTCTATGTGGACTACCCGCTGTGGATGCGGAGCATCGAGCAGGGATACTGCAGCGATATTCTAATGGAGTACATCGAGGACCGGCGGCGCAAAAACGAGTATTCCCTCTCGGACAAGCCCTTCACGCTCTTTTGCGAGCACATGCAGCGCTATCTGCTGTGCACGCGCATCGTCTACGACAATTTCATGATGGGCTACGTCATCATCGTGAGCAAGACCGGCATGTTCAGCGCGGCCGAGCAGCAGATCATCCCGCTGCTGTCCAACTCGGCAAAGGAGCGCATCGTCAAAAGCAACAACGGCAACTGGATCGATTACCGCGCCTCCCAGCTCAACAACATCTTTGCCGATATGCTCGCCGGCGCGCAGAACGTGGACATGGAGCGCCGCATGAAGCTGGCCAAGCTGAGCTTTCCGGAGCAGAAATGTCTGGCGATCATCCGGCCGGTCTATTATAAGGAGCCGGCCTACTACAAATCCCGCCTCATTCCAGATATGCAGGCCATCTTCGGCAAGACGGCCTTTTCGGTGGTCAAGAACGATCTGGTGCTGCTGCTGACAGCGGCGGACGGCGGCACCATCACGCCCGAACAGCGCGCAGCACTGGAGCAGTACACGCAGGGGCACCGGCTGATCGTCGGCATCAGCAACTGTTTTCAGGCCAACAACCAGCTTTCACTCCACTATAACATGCTGCTGCAGACCTTGCAATTGGCCAAGCAGATGCGCTCGGACCAGAAGCTCTTCTTTTTCTCGGACTACGTGTATTACGCGCTGCTCGATCAGGTCGAGGACAAAAGCCTGCTGTCCTTCATCCGGCATCCCGCGCTCGACACGCTCATCCACTACGACCGCGAAAAAAGCGCCGAGCTCTACCAGACGCTGCGCGTATTCACCAAATGCGGCTTTAACAAGGCGCACACCTCCGAGCGGCTCTTTCTGCACCGCAACACCGTCAACTACCGCATCGCACAGATCGAATCCATCTGCGGGATCGACCTTTCGACGACAGAGCTGCTGTTTTCGCTCCAGCTGTCTTTTCTGATCGACGGCTACCTCAACAACGTCGCCTTCTGA
- a CDS encoding NAD(P)/FAD-dependent oxidoreductase, with translation MKYEKLFQPGKIGNLELRNRVVMTAMGALMGDWNGCTTPEQIRFYEDRAKGGCGLIIPEFTSVDADSGHCNPIQLGIYDSRQIKSFQLICEAVHRHGAKIFIQLHHGGREAPPACNGGRQAMAPSVELNSVVGRATILPREMTIEDIDNLVEKYVQAAVNSELAGADGVEVHAAHGYLVQQFLSPYTNKRTDEYGGSMENRCRFLVRILTGIRAAVSRDFVVGARINGNDFVEGGNDLAACTEIAKYLEPYVDYFNVSCGVYASAPTMIEPCYSPEGWRKNLAKTIKAAVNVPVIAVNTIKHPETAERFLQEGVSDFVGMSRMQLADPDVVKKAMAGREDLIRKCLGCMNCNKSVVAGKNLHCAINPVTGRATVYGDENLVKTGAGRTVAVVGGGPGGMQAALLLKKRGYYPVIFESRDHLGGSAVLASKAPCKGMVAELIETMKAEMKEYHIEVRLNTPATVETLRALDPYGVVVACGGDQIVPNIPGVDRSNVYYIEDVLMGRVSFEGKNIAVIGGGHVGLEVAHFLCDSNKVTVVEMQKEVGVTIYRTARYKLLSLLAESGVEVLTEHAIAGVTDGAVELKKTDTGEVVTRPADIVIMALGNRPDKSYEQQLKDAFDKVVFVGDANKGGTMADATLSAYENCWFF, from the coding sequence ATGAAGTACGAAAAACTGTTTCAGCCCGGAAAGATCGGCAACCTCGAGCTGCGCAACCGCGTCGTGATGACGGCCATGGGCGCGCTCATGGGCGACTGGAACGGCTGCACCACGCCGGAGCAGATCCGTTTCTATGAGGATCGCGCCAAGGGCGGCTGCGGCCTCATCATTCCGGAATTCACCTCCGTGGACGCCGACAGCGGCCATTGCAACCCCATCCAGCTCGGCATCTATGACAGCCGGCAGATCAAGAGCTTCCAGCTCATCTGCGAGGCGGTGCATCGCCACGGCGCAAAGATCTTCATCCAGCTGCATCACGGCGGCCGCGAGGCGCCCCCGGCCTGCAACGGCGGCCGTCAGGCCATGGCTCCGAGTGTGGAGCTCAACTCCGTCGTCGGCCGCGCGACCATTCTGCCGCGCGAGATGACCATTGAGGACATTGACAACCTGGTCGAGAAGTACGTGCAGGCGGCGGTCAACTCCGAGCTGGCCGGTGCCGACGGTGTCGAGGTCCACGCGGCGCACGGCTATCTCGTGCAGCAGTTTTTGAGCCCTTACACCAACAAGCGCACCGACGAATACGGCGGAAGCATGGAAAACCGCTGCCGCTTCCTCGTGCGTATCCTCACCGGCATCCGCGCCGCCGTCAGCCGTGATTTCGTTGTCGGCGCGCGCATCAACGGCAATGACTTCGTCGAGGGCGGCAACGATCTCGCTGCCTGCACCGAGATCGCCAAATACCTAGAGCCGTATGTGGATTACTTCAATGTGTCCTGCGGCGTGTATGCCAGCGCACCGACCATGATCGAGCCGTGCTACAGCCCCGAGGGTTGGAGAAAGAATCTGGCCAAGACCATCAAGGCTGCCGTGAATGTGCCTGTCATCGCCGTCAACACCATCAAGCACCCCGAGACGGCCGAGCGCTTCCTGCAGGAGGGCGTGAGTGACTTTGTCGGCATGTCCCGCATGCAGCTGGCTGATCCCGACGTGGTCAAAAAGGCCATGGCCGGCCGTGAGGATCTCATCCGCAAGTGCCTTGGCTGCATGAACTGCAACAAGTCCGTCGTCGCGGGCAAGAACCTGCACTGCGCCATCAACCCCGTCACCGGCCGCGCCACGGTCTACGGCGACGAGAACCTGGTCAAGACCGGCGCCGGCCGCACGGTCGCGGTCGTGGGCGGCGGCCCCGGCGGCATGCAGGCTGCGCTCCTGCTGAAAAAGCGCGGTTATTACCCGGTCATTTTCGAGAGCCGTGACCATCTCGGCGGCAGCGCCGTGCTGGCCTCGAAAGCGCCGTGCAAGGGTATGGTGGCCGAGCTCATCGAGACCATGAAGGCCGAGATGAAGGAGTACCACATCGAGGTGCGCCTGAACACACCCGCCACGGTCGAGACGCTGCGCGCGCTCGATCCCTACGGCGTCGTCGTCGCCTGCGGCGGCGATCAGATCGTGCCGAACATTCCCGGTGTGGACCGCAGCAATGTCTACTATATTGAGGACGTGCTCATGGGCCGCGTCTCCTTCGAGGGCAAGAACATTGCCGTCATCGGCGGCGGCCATGTCGGCCTTGAGGTCGCGCACTTCCTGTGCGACAGCAACAAGGTCACGGTCGTCGAGATGCAGAAGGAGGTCGGTGTCACGATCTACCGCACCGCGCGCTACAAGCTGCTGTCCCTGCTCGCCGAGAGCGGCGTGGAGGTCCTGACCGAGCACGCCATTGCCGGCGTGACCGACGGCGCGGTCGAGCTCAAAAAGACCGACACCGGCGAGGTCGTCACCCGCCCGGCCGATATCGTCATCATGGCGCTCGGTAATCGCCCCGACAAGAGCTACGAGCAGCAGCTCAAGGATGCGTTCGACAAGGTCGTCTTTGTCGGCGACGCCAACAAGGGCGGCACGATGGCCGATGCCACGCTCAGCGCCTACGAAAACTGCTGGTTCTTCTAA
- a CDS encoding SDR family oxidoreductase, translating into MKNNLFDLSGQVAFCCGGSSGLGLQFAKAMANAGADIALVARRTDRLDENAREIEAEYGVKVYPHYMDLQDSKSITDCVSDVVAHFGKIDILVNAAGIPGGGDPATLTDEYWLNVINTDLNGQFFTCREVVRQSMKPNQYGRIIMVSSIHGVCGRKGVDTAPYAAAKGGIVNLTRSLGNSWARDGITVNCICPGYFPTEMTAAYIDAPFFHQAHLECCPMERHGETGEMDGLCTYFASPACSYTTGQIVCVDGGWSAI; encoded by the coding sequence ATGAAAAACAATCTGTTTGATCTTTCCGGCCAGGTCGCGTTCTGCTGCGGCGGTTCCTCCGGTCTCGGCCTTCAGTTCGCCAAGGCAATGGCCAACGCGGGCGCAGACATCGCGCTCGTCGCCCGCCGCACCGATCGTCTGGATGAAAACGCCAGGGAGATCGAGGCGGAATACGGCGTCAAGGTCTATCCGCATTACATGGATCTGCAGGATTCCAAGAGCATCACGGACTGCGTCAGCGACGTCGTCGCGCATTTTGGCAAGATCGACATTCTGGTCAATGCCGCTGGTATTCCGGGCGGCGGCGACCCGGCCACGCTCACGGACGAGTACTGGCTCAACGTCATCAACACCGACCTCAATGGGCAGTTCTTCACCTGCCGCGAGGTCGTGCGCCAGTCCATGAAGCCCAATCAGTACGGCCGCATCATCATGGTCTCGTCCATCCACGGCGTCTGCGGCCGTAAGGGCGTGGACACGGCACCGTATGCGGCGGCCAAGGGCGGCATCGTCAACCTGACGCGCTCGCTCGGCAACTCCTGGGCGCGCGACGGCATCACCGTCAACTGCATCTGCCCGGGCTACTTCCCGACGGAAATGACCGCGGCCTACATCGACGCGCCCTTCTTCCATCAGGCGCACCTCGAGTGCTGCCCCATGGAGCGCCACGGCGAGACCGGCGAAATGGACGGCCTGTGCACCTACTTTGCCTCCCCGGCCTGCAGCTACACCACCGGCCAGATCGTGTGCGTGGACGGCGGCTGGAGCGCCATCTGA
- a CDS encoding flavodoxin family protein, giving the protein MKILMINGSPHPRGCTYMALHEMEQVLQVAGAETQILTVGAEQVGGCTACGGCNATGRCVRGGLVNDAIDAMETADALVLASPVHYAGISGAMSAFCDRLFYAGGSWANKPCACVVSARRAGTTAALDQLVKYPMISNMPVVSSQYWPMVHGARPEDVAQDEEGLQTMRQLARNLLWLLQCIAAGDAAGVPRPETEARKFTNFIR; this is encoded by the coding sequence ATGAAAATTCTCATGATCAACGGCAGCCCGCACCCGCGTGGCTGCACTTATATGGCGCTGCATGAGATGGAGCAGGTGCTTCAGGTGGCAGGCGCTGAAACGCAGATCCTGACCGTTGGCGCCGAGCAGGTGGGCGGCTGCACCGCCTGTGGTGGATGCAATGCGACCGGCCGCTGCGTGCGCGGCGGGCTGGTGAACGATGCCATCGACGCGATGGAGACGGCGGACGCGCTCGTGCTCGCTTCCCCGGTACACTATGCCGGGATTTCCGGCGCGATGTCTGCTTTTTGTGACCGGCTGTTCTATGCCGGCGGCAGTTGGGCGAATAAGCCGTGCGCCTGTGTCGTCTCGGCGCGCCGCGCGGGCACGACGGCCGCGCTCGATCAGCTGGTCAAATACCCGATGATCTCGAATATGCCGGTCGTGTCCTCTCAGTACTGGCCGATGGTGCACGGCGCGCGCCCGGAGGACGTCGCGCAGGACGAGGAGGGCCTGCAGACCATGCGCCAGCTTGCGCGCAATTTGCTCTGGCTGCTGCAGTGCATTGCAGCCGGCGATGCCGCCGGTGTCCCGCGCCCGGAGACGGAAGCGCGCAAGTTCACCAATTTCATCCGCTGA
- a CDS encoding pyridoxamine 5'-phosphate oxidase family protein, giving the protein MRRSDREITDFQELITVMRGCDVCRLALHDEPYPYILPLNFGLEVDGETVRLYFHGANTGTKYDLIAKNPNVAFEMDRGHALILDDEHGNCTMTYESVIGQGRISVVPDADKERALRVLMAQYRAPDFPYSKAVIPATTVLCLTVEHMTGKRRAKKHG; this is encoded by the coding sequence ATGCGCAGATCCGATCGAGAGATCACCGATTTTCAGGAGCTCATCACCGTCATGCGCGGGTGTGACGTCTGCCGCCTCGCCCTGCACGACGAGCCGTATCCCTACATCCTGCCGCTGAACTTCGGCCTGGAGGTAGACGGCGAGACTGTCCGCCTGTACTTCCACGGCGCAAACACGGGCACGAAGTACGACCTCATTGCCAAAAATCCGAATGTCGCGTTCGAGATGGACCGCGGGCACGCGCTCATCCTCGACGATGAGCACGGCAACTGCACCATGACGTACGAGAGCGTCATCGGTCAGGGCCGCATCTCGGTCGTGCCGGACGCGGACAAGGAGCGCGCGCTGCGCGTGCTCATGGCGCAGTATCGTGCGCCGGACTTTCCGTATTCGAAGGCCGTCATTCCCGCGACGACCGTCCTGTGCCTGACTGTCGAGCACATGACCGGCAAGCGCCGCGCGAAAAAGCACGGCTGA